A genome region from Myxococcota bacterium includes the following:
- a CDS encoding GNAT family N-acetyltransferase has protein sequence MIIRKLQLSDLHALSALDKVSFDKAWSPQALSEELAHPDALNLGVFAPELRSALLTRMVAGERWIFRIMTHPEFRRQQLAEQLLALLPKEPLWLEVNVLNTSAISFYEKMGFEIVATRPGYYPEDALVMKHA, from the coding sequence GTGATTATAAGAAAGCTACAGCTGAGTGATTTACACGCCTTAAGCGCGCTGGATAAAGTAAGTTTTGACAAAGCTTGGTCTCCTCAGGCATTGTCGGAAGAGCTCGCTCATCCAGATGCACTGAACTTGGGTGTGTTCGCACCTGAACTACGCTCTGCTTTACTGACGCGTATGGTTGCGGGTGAGCGCTGGATTTTTCGAATCATGACGCATCCTGAGTTCAGACGGCAGCAGTTGGCCGAGCAATTATTGGCGCTATTGCCCAAGGAGCCACTTTGGCTTGAAGTGAATGTCCTAAATACCAGCGCTATTTCTTTCTACGAAAAGATGGGCTTTGAGATTGTGGCTACGCGCCCTGGCTACTATCCAGAAGATGCGCTAGTGATGAAACATGCTTGA
- a CDS encoding class I SAM-dependent methyltransferase, which yields MLDYELIDYGKGLKFERFGSKKLIRPEGSVQKQPKNPIFSWKEDSACRSQGTRHFEWDPPLEPWVIEYDGLKLELRVTNSKNIGVFPEQEANWQWLAKKVQPGMKILNLFAYTGAATMICARAGAEVCHVDASKGAVRWASDNAKLSGLGEMPIRWIVEDAMAFLRREATRGRTYDGVILDPPPFGKADADNFLFKRDIGELLGACKRVLPEHPKLFLLNSYAMNLEPEDLRDLVARHFKGEKIETGELKVGDLALSTYARF from the coding sequence ATGCTTGATTATGAATTAATTGATTACGGTAAAGGTCTTAAATTTGAACGCTTTGGATCTAAAAAACTGATTAGACCGGAAGGCAGCGTTCAAAAGCAGCCCAAAAATCCTATTTTCAGCTGGAAAGAAGATAGCGCTTGCCGTAGCCAAGGAACCAGGCACTTCGAATGGGATCCACCGCTAGAGCCATGGGTGATTGAATATGATGGCTTGAAATTGGAGCTACGGGTTACCAACTCCAAAAACATCGGTGTGTTTCCAGAGCAGGAAGCCAACTGGCAATGGCTTGCCAAGAAAGTGCAGCCCGGCATGAAGATTTTAAACTTGTTTGCCTACACAGGCGCTGCCACCATGATTTGCGCGCGTGCAGGGGCTGAGGTCTGCCATGTGGATGCATCAAAAGGCGCTGTACGTTGGGCGTCTGACAATGCCAAGCTGAGCGGCCTGGGCGAGATGCCAATTCGCTGGATTGTGGAAGATGCCATGGCTTTTTTAAGACGGGAAGCGACCCGCGGAAGAACTTATGACGGCGTAATTTTGGATCCACCACCTTTCGGGAAGGCGGATGCGGATAACTTCTTATTCAAGCGGGATATCGGGGAGCTGTTAGGTGCTTGTAAGCGCGTACTGCCTGAGCATCCTAAGCTGTTTTTGCTGAACAGCTATGCCATGAATTTAGAGCCAGAAGATCTAAGGGATCTGGTGGCTCGACATTTTAAGGGAGAAAAAATTGAAACCGGCGAGCTCAAAGTCGGCGATTTAGCCTTAAGCACTTACGCCCGGTTTTAA
- the rpsT gene encoding 30S ribosomal protein S20 encodes MANHVSAAKRHIQSEKRRLRNRSVKSALHTQLKKTRLDVNPENVRLGQQSLAIAARKGVLHWKTAARRISRLMKALKA; translated from the coding sequence ATGGCCAACCATGTTTCTGCAGCCAAAAGACACATTCAGTCTGAAAAACGCCGTTTGAGAAATCGCAGCGTTAAAAGTGCATTGCACACCCAACTTAAGAAAACACGTCTTGACGTGAACCCTGAAAACGTTCGTTTGGGACAACAATCGTTGGCGATTGCTGCCCGTAAAGGCGTGCTTCACTGGAAGACGGCAGCTCGTAGAATTTCTCGATTGATGAAGGCTTTGAAGGCTTAA
- the coaD gene encoding pantetheine-phosphate adenylyltransferase, translating into MRTVIYPGSFDPLTNGHLDIIERACRTFDHVVIALANNPNKTAFLSRSQRLALLKECTQHLETVEIDNFDGLLVEYARKRGIKTVLRGLRAVSDFEYEFMMANMNRQLADDIETVFMMTGQTHFYVSSKLVREVSQLGGDISALVPKAVSHALAHLTNEIK; encoded by the coding sequence ATGCGCACGGTGATTTATCCTGGAAGCTTTGACCCTCTCACCAACGGTCATTTAGATATTATTGAAAGAGCCTGTAGGACTTTCGACCATGTGGTTATTGCGCTGGCAAATAACCCTAATAAAACGGCCTTTTTATCCCGGTCTCAGCGCCTGGCGCTGCTTAAAGAGTGCACCCAGCATTTAGAGACCGTAGAAATAGATAACTTTGACGGACTTTTGGTGGAGTACGCTAGGAAGCGTGGCATCAAAACGGTGCTCAGGGGACTTAGAGCCGTCAGTGACTTTGAGTATGAATTCATGATGGCCAATATGAACCGCCAGCTGGCAGATGATATTGAGACGGTATTTATGATGACTGGCCAGACTCATTTCTATGTGTCTTCTAAGCTGGTCCGTGAAGTTTCTCAGCTCGGTGGGGATATTAGCGCTCTGGTACCAAAAGCGGTTTCACACGCCCTGGCCCATTTGACAAACGAGATTAAATAG
- a CDS encoding SET domain-containing protein, whose translation MLLVKTKLGMSSINGVGLFADEFIPQGKVTWKSTSGFDLKCTPKELEILSEPSKENFFRYSYLSKRSGLYVLCFDNARFFNHSFEPNILDADSMESDEGVDIAARDIYPGEEMTCDYRLFDAQFVGFR comes from the coding sequence ATGCTCCTCGTAAAAACCAAACTAGGAATGAGTTCCATCAACGGCGTCGGTCTGTTCGCTGACGAATTTATTCCTCAAGGCAAAGTCACCTGGAAAAGCACCTCTGGCTTTGATCTCAAATGCACACCCAAAGAGCTAGAGATTCTCTCTGAGCCTTCTAAAGAGAACTTTTTTAGGTATAGCTATCTGAGCAAGCGCTCGGGGCTTTATGTTTTGTGTTTCGACAACGCCAGGTTTTTTAATCATTCGTTTGAGCCCAACATCTTGGACGCCGACTCCATGGAAAGCGATGAGGGCGTTGACATAGCTGCACGTGATATCTACCCAGGCGAAGAAATGACTTGTGACTACCGGCTTTTTGATGCACAGTTTGTCGGTTTTCGCTAA
- a CDS encoding lysophospholipid acyltransferase family protein, with protein MVSHRFYLKNAAFGQLLQAHQWYDRFLSLNYHWFFGVDIVIEGLENLPKDKSVIIAMNQPAYYTAWPFQFALRQEKHHRRVISFVKAKDFENPMLKPIWKASGGIMVPSKSQLILSEIGKQFGRRADPDEYTAVKQAIEQDLAHQVHRTYEQMLRRWQLQTTDVLSSQQCHIIAFPQSSPSKRLLPCQPDLIQEAIKQNVPIVPVGAQGADLVYPGKLPWARKGRVHYRIGKPLVFAGANKSLMLTRAINELLEAPYQLKASTHFKT; from the coding sequence ATGGTTTCCCATAGGTTCTATTTAAAGAATGCCGCTTTTGGACAATTGCTCCAGGCGCACCAATGGTATGACCGCTTCCTATCGCTTAATTATCATTGGTTTTTTGGTGTCGATATTGTGATCGAGGGCCTGGAAAACCTCCCCAAAGATAAGAGTGTCATCATCGCAATGAATCAGCCGGCTTATTATACCGCTTGGCCATTTCAGTTTGCTCTCAGGCAGGAAAAACATCACCGCAGAGTCATTTCGTTCGTTAAAGCGAAAGACTTCGAAAACCCCATGCTAAAGCCCATTTGGAAGGCAAGCGGCGGGATTATGGTCCCGAGCAAAAGCCAGCTGATTTTGAGCGAGATAGGCAAACAATTTGGCCGAAGGGCAGATCCGGATGAATATACGGCTGTGAAACAAGCGATTGAGCAGGATTTGGCCCACCAGGTTCACCGTACCTACGAACAAATGCTTCGGCGTTGGCAGTTGCAAACGACGGATGTCTTAAGCAGCCAGCAGTGCCATATCATCGCCTTCCCCCAAAGTAGCCCCTCGAAAAGACTTCTGCCTTGCCAGCCTGATTTAATCCAGGAAGCCATCAAACAAAATGTTCCCATCGTTCCCGTGGGGGCTCAGGGCGCCGATTTGGTGTACCCGGGCAAGCTGCCATGGGCAAGAAAAGGGCGTGTGCACTACCGAATCGGCAAACCTTTGGTCTTTGCTGGTGCGAATAAGTCGTTGATGTTGACCCGAGCAATCAATGAGCTACTGGAGGCGCCATACCAACTAAAAGCCAGCACGCATTTCAAAACGTGA
- a CDS encoding folylpolyglutamate synthase/dihydrofolate synthase family protein codes for MNSYQRSLESLLNSGPPISLGLERMQGMLQQLGYPERQFPIFHVAGTNGKGSTCVFIESILRTAGFSVGQYTSPHLTCARERIQINRELISEDDFALLEALVPQKGTFFERMTAMAFLHFANAKVDFAVIEVGLGGRLDATNTVRPLVCGISKIDLDHQQILGESVQQIAYEKAGIMKPCVPVIWSEQAAEVTEILNARANEIGALVKNRAPVSPGDLGLKGEHQMANASLAVAMIKAAGLTLEEPVIRQGLTSARWPCRYEVLPNGLILDGAHNPSGTRALIATLQADGVAPEFLSVGLTEGHNGEEIASLWHHAFPLAKIFAGQSTSLRAVPAQQVASCFEQAGFANVQVSDQFEYEKGHGVVTGSLYWTGLVRSKMLSMPIDNISMMY; via the coding sequence GTGAATTCTTACCAACGCTCACTAGAGAGCTTGCTTAACTCTGGCCCCCCGATTTCTTTAGGGCTAGAGCGCATGCAGGGGATGCTCCAGCAGCTGGGGTACCCCGAACGCCAGTTTCCCATCTTTCATGTGGCTGGCACCAATGGCAAAGGCAGCACCTGTGTTTTTATTGAGTCGATTTTGCGAACGGCTGGCTTTTCGGTGGGCCAATATACGAGTCCGCACTTAACTTGCGCCAGGGAGCGCATTCAAATTAATCGTGAGCTTATTAGCGAGGATGATTTTGCTCTCCTTGAGGCATTAGTTCCACAAAAGGGCACTTTTTTCGAACGCATGACTGCCATGGCTTTTTTGCATTTCGCCAACGCAAAGGTGGATTTCGCAGTCATTGAAGTAGGGCTCGGCGGCAGGTTGGATGCCACCAATACGGTGAGACCGTTGGTGTGCGGCATATCGAAAATTGATCTCGATCATCAGCAGATATTGGGCGAATCAGTGCAACAAATTGCTTACGAAAAGGCAGGCATTATGAAGCCTTGTGTGCCCGTCATTTGGAGCGAGCAAGCGGCTGAAGTCACCGAGATATTAAATGCTCGGGCTAATGAGATTGGCGCTCTCGTTAAAAATAGGGCCCCAGTTAGCCCTGGGGATTTAGGCCTCAAAGGCGAGCACCAAATGGCCAACGCTTCACTTGCTGTAGCCATGATTAAGGCTGCTGGATTAACGTTGGAAGAGCCGGTTATTAGGCAGGGCTTAACATCTGCCAGATGGCCGTGTCGCTATGAAGTTTTGCCGAACGGGCTTATTTTGGATGGTGCGCACAACCCGTCCGGCACGCGCGCTTTGATTGCGACGCTACAGGCCGATGGCGTAGCGCCCGAGTTTCTTTCGGTGGGCCTGACTGAGGGGCACAACGGGGAAGAAATCGCCAGTCTTTGGCATCACGCATTCCCGCTTGCCAAAATATTCGCGGGTCAATCGACTTCTTTGCGGGCGGTGCCTGCGCAGCAGGTAGCAAGTTGTTTTGAGCAAGCTGGCTTCGCCAATGTGCAGGTCTCAGATCAATTTGAGTACGAAAAAGGGCATGGTGTTGTCACCGGTTCGCTCTATTGGACGGGGCTGGTGCGCTCTAAGATGTTATCGATGCCCATCGATAATATTTCAATGATGTATTGA
- a CDS encoding Dabb family protein: MIRHIVITNFDAKLCSDCVALLEKTRPFINQIPGILSYQIFPNASKYVPKGVISAGVEIHFKDEAALQVFMSHPKHYEANATFEAYLANPPYMVLTHKI, from the coding sequence ATGATACGTCACATTGTCATAACAAATTTCGACGCAAAGCTTTGCAGTGATTGCGTTGCTTTGCTGGAAAAGACCAGACCGTTTATTAATCAAATCCCGGGTATCTTAAGCTACCAAATATTTCCCAATGCCAGCAAATATGTGCCCAAAGGGGTGATTAGTGCAGGGGTTGAGATTCATTTTAAAGATGAAGCAGCTCTGCAGGTATTTATGAGCCACCCCAAACATTACGAAGCCAATGCGACCTTCGAGGCCTATCTGGCAAACCCACCATACATGGTGTTAACGCATAAAATATGA
- a CDS encoding GIY-YIG nuclease family protein: MHYVYLLQSESNPNQSYTGYTSDLRQRLSKHNSSGDLHTSKYKPWRIEAYFAFPDKITPLNFELYLKSASGRAFAKKRFRNSQGAQS, encoded by the coding sequence ATGCACTACGTCTATCTACTCCAATCAGAATCCAATCCCAATCAAAGCTACACAGGCTACACCAGTGATCTCAGGCAACGCCTCTCCAAACACAATTCCTCCGGGGACCTCCACACGTCAAAATACAAACCCTGGCGCATAGAAGCTTACTTTGCTTTTCCGGATAAAATCACTCCTCTAAATTTCGAACTCTACCTGAAGTCCGCCTCAGGCAGGGCTTTCGCAAAAAAGCGTTTTAGGAACTCCCAAGGGGCGCAGAGCTGA